The DNA window cagatctaatgaaattaagatattagaataaaaaataatttctagatctagacCATAAATGGCTAAGaaaaaaattttattcaaaattaaagacaataacTATGAAGAAAGCTAAAAAGACTGAATATAAGAgattagggaggtgattttaggCCAAAGATGGTcaaaaaccacctcccaaatgacaaaaagaagaaaacttaTTAGGGTTTGAGAGGTTTCTCAAAGAGAGAGACGAGCAAGGGTTTTTTTTTGCTGTATGTATGTTTCTCAAGACCAATAGAGGGTTGAGCCTTTTTTAAGCTTGTTCCTTGCAGCTTCGTGAAGGACAAAATATATAACcctaacattttttaatttcaaatcacAATATTTGATAAGGTATTTGATATACTTACATTCTTAACTTTACAAAATATATAACcctaacattttttaatttcaaatcacAATATTTGATAAGGTATTTGGGttgtaaaatgataaaaaaagtgactttttaacaaaaaaaatgaaaggttggtataatttatatcaaattttaaataatgtgtttaaattttaaaaacgataaaaattgaaattttatcaatgtttttaaaatcattatagAGATCGAACCGGTTTCATCAAAGGCTCATGGTTTGACCGGTTACCGGGCTAGCtccaattttaataaatataatttatttaaattaaaaatacataatattataaaaaaaacatgataaaatatttaaacaaaactattttaaaattttattatgtaaaattttattataaataattaatacataaCATTTTGTAGATTAAGTTTTTCAGACGAACAAAAAgagttatttttttactttaataattattatttattacatttaaattatataattaaaatctataaataaatattttgatgacacatttaaaataaaagttattatttattgtgtaaaatataatgataattaatCCATATTTAAGtgcatatataaaataattagattGTATGAGAAAGGAAAGaaaagaatttttaattttttttataaataattataattaattcttTTTCCAGAAATAGTCATTGTATATATAAAGGTAATATCCATCAATTATAAAAAGtctaaaagttgtcatttaacaGACATGTTAAATCATGAGCCacgttattaaattttttacgtACAAACTGAACCGAGCAGtaatgaataaattaattttataaatcttaaaaaataattattaaatttataatttttattatgctTAAAATATACCACTATTTAAGCGTTCTAATTTATTAATCAtatctttaataaatttttaaatattaaaataaagaaaaaaatcaaatacttatttgttgaattaattgtttaataataatataatataaataattatatttttataaaatcatttttttatttgaatatttaatataaaaaatctgTTGAAATTTAAAGTACATAGGGAgtatattataaaaacaattatttttataatacttttatttgataaaaataaattgattatgTGATCGAATCCATGTGCGCTTTAGTTATGACCAAAGTAAAGGCGCGACCGCTTACCAGAGGCTCAGTGACGCTAGTTTTGCCCTCACtctaataaaaatttcaaacgtatACACGCCGCTGCCAGCTTCTCTGCTTACCTCTCAATGCTGCCACGTGTTAACTCGTCGCAATTTAAGGAGAGAGAAAATCTTTAGAAAAAGAAAGACTTCTAACTGTGGGCCACTTGGGAATTTTAGTACAAACGTGGGGAATGTTTATTCGTCCATTTGTTTAATAACGACTCCGTGGACCTACACTTGTCAGATATTCCAACACGTGTAATATTTCCATATCCCGAAGATCTCGATATATCACGATAAACAAACGAGAAAATGAGTGGAATTAGATGCACACGTGGCATGAGGTAAGCGTGTGGTGGTCGGTGAGGGTGAAAAGGGGATTTTACTCATCGTAATTGCCCAGAATGCTTACACGAAAGAGATATAGAGAAAACATTACACGTTGCCTTTTCTTTTTTGCGTCTCACAGAAACGGTAAACAAAAAAGCAAACTTTCCTTCTATGTCttattttctcttcttttttctgTGGTCTGTTTTCTAGAATCGCCGTTAGTTATCACTGACGGCGACGTAGTTTTGAGCGATTAGAAGATTTGAGGATAATTTTGTTTGAGGTTTATTTGTGGTCAATGACGGACATCTGTCGGAGAATGCTGAGCGATAATGATGATGAAGATTCGCCAGTGAAATGCAGGGAACGACGTCGTAGGAGAATTGAAATGAGGAGGCTATCTTCTTTACCTTGTTCCGGTGCACCTTTTCCTCCGCCTCATCCGTCTCTAATAACTGATAACAGCCAGATGGAGAGTACTCAGAGGTCAGAGACTGTTGCGAGCGGAAATCAGATTAGGACTGCTGTGGATGATACTGTGGAAGCGCAGGTAGTTGAGAACGAACCGACGTTGGGGATTATGTCAGTGGCGGGTAGGTCACGTGACATGGAGGATGCTGTAGCTGTACGTACTAGTCTTTGCAAGCCGGAGATTAATAATCGGTTGCCGGTGCATTACTTCGCTGTGTACGACGGTCATGGCGGTTCTCACGTAAAGTTTATTCGCaccgtttaatattttttaaacttatCTTTTTGATAAGGTCGAAGTTAGAGTCATAGGGGTAGTTtcgttatttaaaatttatttgattaattgatcggcgctcttttttttttatatgcaGGTGGCGGCATTATGCAGGGAGAGGATGCACGTGTTCTTGGAGGGCGAACTGATGCGCGTGGACCACACTGATAATGTCGAGAGTGGAGAAGGTAACAGCAGCAGCGGCTCAAGGGAGCGTGAATGGGAAGAGAAATGGAGGAGTGTGCTGACCCGAAGCTTCAGTAGTATGGATGAGGCTGCATTATCAACATGCGCGTGTGGCAGCATTGGGTTCGAGTGTGCGTGCAACCCGGTGGAGGCGGCGCTTGGAGGATCAACTGCTGTTGTAGCCATGTTAACTCCGGAGAACATTATCGTTGCTAACTGTGGTGATTCACGCGCCGTGCTGTGCAGAGGTGGGATGGCAATCCCGCTTAGTGTTGATCACAAGGTTAGTTTTGTAAATTGAATTGATCACGGTGCTTGATGATTGTGAAACGCATGCGTTTTCGTTTGCCACCTGGATGTGTAGAGTCCCTAGAACAGCTGCtggcttttttttttacttggtACTGTAATTTGTCTGCTTGTGAAATTATGGGAAATTGTTGCGAGTCTTGATGCCTGTAGAGTGTAGACTGTAATTACGTTTCATTTCTTCAAGTCTTACGATTCAAAAATGAGGTTGTAAGGTATTTCAGTCAATAATTAAATGCTGCCTGCAGATTTTAATGATAGGTAGAGGTTATTGTTTCCtattaattcatttattttctaaTAAACTGTTTTCGCTTACGATTAGAGCCGGAATGAGTTCTATTTTGTGAATCTAATAACATGATTCACTGTGGTACCTTAGTATATGATTTATTGAGTGTTCTTCCTAATTTTGGTTGCAGCCTGATAGATCAGATGAACTTGCAAGGATTGAAGCTGCTGGGGGTCATGTCATCTATGTAAACGGGGCTCGAGTTGAAGGCATTCTTGCTATGTCCCGAGCAATAGGTAAATGCTCTAggtttaattgatttattttactgttttaatcaggaatattatttcttttttttcctttgatGAAAAGGAATGTTACAACTTAGTATGATGTGTAGGCTCTAAGAAAGCGTAATATTTGTGATATATGAAACTGATCTGTTTTTACTTATCAATTCCTTTAGAAActtgtttattaatttatcatcaCTTGGCTGTATACACACTAGACATTCATTTTtcacatttacaaaaatagatTTGCATGTGGTTTACTGTCTGCTCCCTATGTTGGATGTATTTCTAAATGCATGGTCTACTTGGATTTTTACCCCTTCTATATCGTTTGATGCGCATTAATTTCTACCTAGTTAAGATTTGTTAAAGGGTGAGCAGAAATTGTACAGTATTCTGCTCTAATCATTGTGAAATTGTTTATCTGAGTTGAATGTCTTGATCATTGTTTCTTATATGAATGTTGATGACAAGGTATAAGTTTCTAGTAATGTTCACACTAGATAACATATTAGTATGCTTGTaccttttaatttgattattaataACTTGAATTCTGTTATTAAGTTCCAAAATATGCGTAGAGTCCACTAATCGTATCTATCTCTGTGTTGATAGTTACATTTCTTTTTTTAGTCTTGAGTTTGTAAATTTCTTGGAGTCTGAAAccatagagtttttttttttttatttcttggaGGAACAAAATACTTTTAGATTAATCATTTTGGTCTCTTctcaatttttgttttataaatattcatTGGGTTTTAGGACAATAATGTTTTTGCACATGAGGCAAGGAAATTTCACTCTCTGGATTATGGTTTTGGGAACATGCAACCTGATGCAACTCAAAGCATCCTCCTTATCCTAGATGTTGCTCTCCTAATTGTTGGATCACACATTCAactcaaatttaaaatccatgACGAAACCACTCCTTTTTTTGGGGTGGGAACTAGCAAGAAAAAAATTTGACATCACGAGTTATTGTATTATTGCTGTGAAGACACTGGAAGGTTGATATGATGATGTTAGCTAATCAAAGCATCAATTATTTGacttttgtttttaagttgtcTATGGGTTGCACAACCATcgacttttattttttgtactATCTATGGGTTACATAAGTGGGGTTTGTTCTTTTCCATAATGTGTCCACCCTTTTATAATAACCTAATAGGACTCGAGCGTCAAAACTGATGTCGGAATTAAGCTTTAACTATGATTTTTGTAAATGTGGAATATGAAGTATATATACTGTTTGGCATctcattttgaaaatatattttgctTCCCTTTTGATGATCTGCCAAAGTAcaatgttataaatatatagatgAAAGGAATGTTTATAAATCCTTTCCCTTAAGTTATTATTCTTCATCTATACTAAATTCTCAGGGATTTTTAAGGAATATCTAGGTGTATGGCTCGATTTTGGGCAGCTATACACGAAAACAAATTTACTTTATGCGACTTCCTGTGATTTTCCTTTTCCTACATGAGGAGAGGTAATAAGGCATTAAGATTTGAGAATTTATTTTATGCAGTGAATAAAGTGAAGACTGATCTAAATTATTTATCCGTTTTTTTGTTGCCCTGGTTTATCTTCGTAATGTTTCACATCGTGAATTTCTTTGAATTATGTGCTTTGATGTTTTATTTATGCATAACATTGCCTCTATGTAGTCACTCAATAGAAGGATCCAACCTCGTAACTAAGATACTTGGTGTACGATGTAGAAATATAAATGATTTGGAGATTATGTCCTTACTTACATACCATATTTAATTGAAACTAGTACCATAACTTGTGATAAAAGCAGAATTGATTTGCACCGTAAATGATGACAAAAAGGATGGGATAATCAATGATTGAGCAGCTTCTCACAATTAAAtggattttttatatattaaattttatcgcCGTGTACCATACTTGTCTTGAATAAGTGTGATAGTCATAGGCATTATTAATTTGCATATAAATTTTAAGAGAGGGGCGGAGCATAATCATATATGTTGTCTTAGTTATATAAAACTGTGGGCttgaaattatattaaaactgtTAATCTTTCGATGTGAAATTCATTGCTAATTTCGGAGATTAGATTTCTATTAGATTATGTGTTTTAAATATGAGAGATTAAGGATAAGGGACACTTCTATAACAATGTTACGTACTTGCATG is part of the Mercurialis annua linkage group LG3, ddMerAnnu1.2, whole genome shotgun sequence genome and encodes:
- the LOC126674551 gene encoding probable protein phosphatase 2C 75, giving the protein MTDICRRMLSDNDDEDSPVKCRERRRRRIEMRRLSSLPCSGAPFPPPHPSLITDNSQMESTQRSETVASGNQIRTAVDDTVEAQVVENEPTLGIMSVAGRSRDMEDAVAVRTSLCKPEINNRLPVHYFAVYDGHGGSHVAALCRERMHVFLEGELMRVDHTDNVESGEGNSSSGSREREWEEKWRSVLTRSFSSMDEAALSTCACGSIGFECACNPVEAALGGSTAVVAMLTPENIIVANCGDSRAVLCRGGMAIPLSVDHKPDRSDELARIEAAGGHVIYVNGARVEGILAMSRAIGDKYLKPFVTSEPEITFTKREPGDECLILASDGLWDVLSSDLACEVASECLREGSPTTRTQREDEGAGALYPSRSVLAAALLTRLALARRSADNISVIVVDLKRS